The following are from one region of the Manduca sexta isolate Smith_Timp_Sample1 unplaced genomic scaffold, JHU_Msex_v1.0 HiC_scaffold_2059, whole genome shotgun sequence genome:
- the LOC119191880 gene encoding LOW QUALITY PROTEIN: coiled-coil domain-containing protein 86-like (The sequence of the model RefSeq protein was modified relative to this genomic sequence to represent the inferred CDS: inserted 1 base in 1 codon), with protein sequence MTDETQSKVLSIVANIVNSRENKDVTENRETQGNETSKSQKKNKTDSTIKGRPKXGKFWKSSRERFSSINKTKGLKQDFEKKTALRLELKRTKELSRQVMEQLKEKEVKRKERRRENLKKAEENRRKAEVVQVITNTAKLKRMRKKQLRFIEKRDTNKEIESNK encoded by the exons atgactgATGAAACGCAGAGTAAAGTCTTATCAATTGTAGCAAACATTGTAAATAGCAGGGAAAACAAGGATGTTACAGAAAATAGGGAAACACAAGGTAACGAAACATCAAAGTCCCAGAAGAAAAATAAGACAGATTCTACTATAAAAGGTCGTCCTA TCGGAAAGTTCTGGAAATCTAGCAGAGAACG attttcatcaataaataaaacaaaaggccTCAAACAAGATTTCGAAAAGAAAACAGCCTTGCGCTTAGAACTCAAAAGAACAAAAGAATTATCAAGGCAAGTTATGGAGCAATTGAAAGAGAAAGAAGTAAAACGTAAAGAACGAAGACGAGAAAATCTGAAGAAGGCTGAAGAAAATAGACGTAAAGCAGAAGTTGTTCAAGTTATAACAAATACAGCAAAACTAAAGCGCATGAGGAAAAAACAACTGAGATTTATCGAAAAGAGGGATACTAACAAAGAAATtgaatctaataaataa
- the LOC119191879 gene encoding LOW QUALITY PROTEIN: short-chain specific acyl-CoA dehydrogenase, mitochondrial-like (The sequence of the model RefSeq protein was modified relative to this genomic sequence to represent the inferred CDS: inserted 1 base in 1 codon; deleted 2 bases in 2 codons), whose amino-acid sequence IVGCFALSEPGNGSDAGAASTVAKIQGDKWVLNGTKCWITNGYESRASVVFATTDKSLKHKGISAFIVPKPTKGLELGKKEDKLGIRGSSTCSLIFEDCRIPKENILGEPGFGFKIAMMTLDAGRIGIASQALGIAQVMLDVAIEYASKRMAFGKPIMKLQAIQTKLANMALQLESARLLTWRAAYLKDHKQPYTKEAAMAKLXASEAATFLSHQCIQILGGMGYISDMPAERHYRDARITEIYEGTSEIQRLVIAGQLIKNTV is encoded by the exons ATTGTAGGCTGTTTTGCACTATCAGAACCTGGTAATGGCTCTGATGCTGGTGCAGCATCTACAGTAGCCAAGATTCAAGGAGATAAATGGGTCCTCAATGGAACAAAATGTTGGATTACCAATGGGTATGAAAGTAGAGCTTCTGTAGTGTTTGCAACCACAGACAAGAGTTTAAAGCATAAAGGAATTTCAGCATTTATTGTTCCAAAACCAACAAAAGGATTGGAGTTAGGAAAAAAAGAAGATAAATTAGGCATAAGAGGTAGCTCTACTTGTTCACTTATATTTGAAGACTGCAGA ATACCCAAAGAAAATATTCTGGGAGAGCCCGGCTTTGGATTTAAAATAGCCATGATGACTTTAGACGCAGGCAGAATTGGTATAGCATCTCAAGCCTTGGGCATTGCACAGGTAATG CTAGATGTAGCAATAGAATATGCATCCAAAAGAATGGCATTTGGAAAGCCCATTATGAAGTTACAAGCCATACAAACCAAGTTGGCTAACATGGCACTCCAGTTGGAGTCGGCGCGCCTCCTGACGTGGCGTGCTGCATATTTGAAAGACCATAAACAACCCTATACCAAAGAGGCTGCTATGGCGAAAC GCGCGTCCGAGGCAGCTACGTTCCTTTCTCACCAGTGTATAcag ATCCTTGGAGGCATGGGTTACATT TCAGATATGCCAGCAGAAAGGCACTACCGTGATGCTCGTATTACAGAGATATACGAAGGCACTTCCGAAATACAAAGGCTGGTCATTGCAGGCCAGCTAATCAAAAATACGGTCTAA